Proteins from a genomic interval of Streptococcus sp. D7B5:
- a CDS encoding thioredoxin family protein has product MITPNSIEELAGFVEQDGKKVFLFVADWCGDCRYIYPSLPEIEETNPEFTFIRVDRDQYMDLAKLWVVYGIPSLVVLEKDKEIGRFVNRDRKSKQQINDFLAELK; this is encoded by the coding sequence ATGATTACTCCCAATAGTATAGAAGAACTAGCAGGTTTTGTCGAGCAGGATGGCAAGAAGGTCTTTCTTTTTGTGGCGGACTGGTGTGGCGATTGTCGTTATATCTATCCATCCTTGCCAGAGATTGAGGAGACCAATCCAGAGTTCACCTTTATTCGAGTGGACCGTGACCAGTACATGGATCTAGCCAAACTCTGGGTTGTGTACGGGATTCCTAGCCTTGTTGTGCTAGAAAAGGACAAGGAAATCGGCCGATTTGTCAATCGCGACCGTAAAAGCAAGCAACAAATTAACGACTTTTTAGCAGAACTGAAATAG
- a CDS encoding SDR family NAD(P)-dependent oxidoreductase, whose translation MAKNVVITGATSGIGEAIARAYLEQGENVVLTGRRTDRLEALKSEFAETFPNQTVWTFPLDVTDMTMVKTVCSDILETIGQIDILVNNAGLALGLAPYQDYEELDMLTMLDTNVKGLMAVTRCFLPSMVKVNQGHIINMGSTAGIYAYAGAAVYSATKAAVKTFSDGLRIDTIATDIKVTTIQPGIVETDFSTVRFHGDKERAATVYQGIEALQAQDIADAVVYVTSQPRRVQITDMTIMANQQATGFMVHKK comes from the coding sequence ATGGCGAAAAATGTAGTGATTACAGGAGCGACCTCAGGAATCGGTGAAGCGATTGCGCGTGCTTATCTGGAGCAGGGGGAGAATGTCGTTCTAACAGGGCGACGGACAGACAGACTAGAGGCCCTCAAGTCAGAGTTTGCAGAAACGTTTCCAAATCAAACAGTTTGGACCTTTCCACTGGATGTCACGGATATGACCATGGTGAAGACTGTCTGCTCCGATATTTTGGAAACGATAGGTCAGATTGATATCTTGGTCAATAACGCTGGACTAGCTCTTGGCTTGGCTCCCTATCAAGACTATGAAGAGTTGGATATGCTGACCATGTTAGATACCAATGTCAAGGGGTTGATGGCAGTCACTCGCTGTTTCTTGCCTTCTATGGTAAAAGTCAATCAGGGGCATATTATCAATATGGGATCGACCGCAGGAATTTATGCCTATGCTGGGGCAGCAGTTTATTCAGCTACCAAGGCAGCAGTTAAGACTTTTTCAGATGGCCTGCGAATTGATACCATCGCAACGGATATCAAGGTGACCACCATTCAGCCAGGGATTGTCGAAACAGATTTCTCTACAGTTCGTTTCCACGGTGACAAAGAGCGTGCTGCAACCGTCTATCAGGGAATTGAGGCCCTGCAAGCTCAGGATATTGCAGATGCAGTGGTCTATGTGACCAGTCAGCCTCGTCGTGTGCAGATTACAGATATGACCATTATGGCCAATCAACAGGCGACAGGTTTCATGGTGCATAAAAAATAA
- the ytpR gene encoding YtpR family tRNA-binding protein: MIFTYNKEHVGDVLMIIVKNSGDAKLDVERKGKVARVFLKENGETVAWNIFEVSSLFEIAERGQVLLTDEQVARLNQELQTEGFTEEIVNDKEPKFVVGEIIEMVAHPDSDHLNICQVAVASDKTVQIVAGAPNARVGLKTIVALPGAMMPKGNLIFPGELRGEKSFGMMCSPRELALPNAPQKRGVIELSEDQVVGTPFDPAKHWTA, encoded by the coding sequence ATGATTTTTACATATAATAAAGAGCATGTTGGCGATGTCCTTATGATCATCGTGAAAAACAGCGGAGATGCCAAACTGGACGTGGAGCGCAAAGGCAAAGTAGCCCGTGTTTTCCTCAAAGAAAATGGAGAAACAGTGGCTTGGAATATTTTCGAAGTTTCAAGTTTGTTTGAAATTGCAGAGCGCGGTCAAGTCTTGTTGACAGATGAGCAAGTCGCTCGTTTAAACCAAGAGTTGCAGACGGAAGGATTTACAGAAGAAATTGTCAATGACAAAGAACCTAAGTTTGTTGTCGGTGAGATTATCGAGATGGTAGCTCACCCAGATAGTGACCACCTCAACATCTGCCAAGTGGCCGTTGCAAGTGACAAGACAGTGCAAATCGTTGCAGGGGCTCCCAATGCGCGTGTTGGGTTGAAAACAATTGTAGCTCTTCCTGGAGCGATGATGCCAAAAGGTAATCTCATTTTTCCAGGCGAACTTCGTGGTGAAAAGAGTTTTGGTATGATGTGCAGCCCTCGTGAACTTGCCTTGCCAAATGCTCCGCAAAAACGTGGGGTTATTGAATTATCAGAAGACCAAGTTGTTGGAACTCCATTTGACCCAGCTAAACACTGGACGGCCTAG
- a CDS encoding single-stranded DNA-binding protein has protein sequence MYNKVIMIGRLTSTPELHKTNNDKSVARATIAVNRRYKDQNGEREADFVNLVLWGKLAETLASYATKGSLISVDGELRTRRFEKNGQMNYVTEVLATGFQLLESRAQRAMRENNAGQDLADLVLEEEELPF, from the coding sequence ATGTATAATAAAGTTATCATGATCGGGCGCTTGACGTCTACACCAGAATTGCACAAAACCAACAACGACAAGTCAGTGGCGCGAGCAACGATCGCTGTGAACCGTCGTTACAAAGACCAAAACGGGGAACGTGAAGCTGACTTTGTCAATCTTGTTCTTTGGGGGAAATTGGCTGAAACCTTGGCAAGCTACGCAACTAAAGGTAGTCTTATCTCTGTGGATGGAGAACTTCGTACCCGTCGCTTTGAGAAAAATGGCCAGATGAACTATGTGACTGAAGTCCTTGCCACAGGATTCCAACTTTTGGAAAGCCGCGCCCAACGTGCTATGCGTGAAAATAACGCAGGACAGGATTTGGCAGATTTGGTCTTGGAAGAGGAAGAATTGCCATTTTAA
- a CDS encoding DUF4651 domain-containing protein, producing the protein MNGMKAKKLWMTGLTVAGLSALALGAKKAADNHKLMKTQEELTAIVRELFSDMGEIATLYVQVYESSLERLVGGVIFEDGRHYTFVYENEDLVYEEGVL; encoded by the coding sequence ATGAATGGTATGAAAGCTAAGAAATTATGGATGACTGGCTTGACTGTGGCTGGTCTAAGTGCCCTTGCTTTGGGGGCTAAAAAAGCAGCAGATAATCACAAGCTCATGAAGACTCAGGAAGAGTTGACCGCTATCGTGCGCGAACTTTTCTCAGATATGGGTGAGATTGCGACTCTCTATGTTCAAGTCTACGAAAGTAGCCTTGAGCGACTTGTCGGAGGAGTCATTTTCGAGGATGGCCGTCATTATACCTTTGTCTATGAAAATGAAGATCTGGTCTATGAGGAGGGAGTTTTATGA